A single genomic interval of bacterium harbors:
- the tyrS gene encoding tyrosine--tRNA ligase translates to MDHIRRGISELLPEDELVRKLEKSISTGTPLNIKLGCDPSRPDLHLGHSVVLRKLRQFQDLGHQAILIVGDFTGMIGDPTGKSKTRPSLTLEETRVNGQSYFEQAAKVLDIDTVQIRYNSDWLAPMSFEEVIKLSAKYTVARMLERDDFEKRYRSQEAISVHEFLYPLAQAYDSVAVRSDVELGGSDQKFNLLVGREIQREYGQAPQIILTMPLLEGTDGVEKMSKSLNNYVAFNDTPEDMYGKTLSITDPQILQWFRLVTDVDGERVAAIESAMEKGENPRDFKRELARSVVAMYYDDAAAVQAEEHFDRVIKNKMAPEEIEEFALPAGSDKLLLEVIFEAGLVKSKGEGRRLMQQSAVSIGDERITDPTAPVPPDAESIVKVGKRRFIKIVRG, encoded by the coding sequence ATGGACCATATCCGCCGCGGCATTTCCGAGCTGCTGCCGGAGGACGAACTCGTGCGCAAGCTGGAAAAATCGATTTCCACGGGCACGCCGCTGAACATCAAGCTGGGCTGCGATCCGAGCCGTCCTGACCTACATCTGGGACACTCGGTCGTGCTGCGCAAGCTGCGGCAGTTTCAGGATCTCGGACATCAGGCCATCCTTATCGTCGGCGACTTCACCGGCATGATCGGCGATCCGACGGGCAAGAGTAAAACACGTCCATCACTCACCCTGGAAGAAACCCGGGTGAATGGACAGTCGTATTTCGAACAGGCGGCCAAGGTGCTCGACATCGACACCGTGCAGATTCGCTACAACTCGGACTGGCTCGCACCCATGAGTTTCGAAGAAGTCATCAAGCTCAGCGCGAAATACACCGTGGCGCGCATGCTTGAGCGCGACGATTTCGAAAAGCGCTACCGCAGCCAGGAAGCCATCAGCGTGCATGAATTCCTCTATCCCCTCGCGCAGGCTTACGATTCCGTCGCGGTGCGGTCTGACGTCGAGCTGGGCGGCAGCGATCAGAAATTCAATCTTCTTGTGGGAAGGGAAATCCAGCGGGAATACGGACAGGCGCCGCAGATCATTCTCACCATGCCGCTGCTGGAGGGCACTGACGGCGTGGAAAAAATGAGCAAATCGCTGAATAATTACGTGGCCTTCAATGACACGCCTGAGGACATGTACGGCAAGACGCTGTCGATTACCGATCCGCAGATTCTGCAGTGGTTCCGTCTCGTGACGGATGTCGACGGCGAGCGTGTGGCAGCCATCGAGTCGGCCATGGAAAAAGGCGAGAATCCGCGCGATTTCAAGCGCGAACTCGCCCGCAGCGTCGTGGCCATGTACTACGACGACGCGGCAGCAGTACAGGCGGAAGAGCATTTCGACCGCGTGATCAAGAACAAGATGGCGCCGGAGGAGATTGAAGAATTTGCGCTTCCGGCTGGTAGTGATAAGTTGTTACTTGAAGTTATTTTTGAAGCCGGACTTGTGAAGTCCAAGGGTGAAGGCCGCCGCCTGATGCAGCAGTCCGCTGTCAGCATCGGCGACGAGCGCATCACCGATCCCACCGCACCCGTGCCGCCGGATGCGGAGAGCATCGTCAAGGTCGGCAAGCGGCGTTTTATCAAGATAGTTCGCGGCTGA
- the smpB gene encoding SsrA-binding protein SmpB, with translation MANDPEHINLILNNRRARHEYHVLESLEVGIVLRGTEVKSVRAGKINVQDAYATVENGELFLHNMHISPFEKGNIHNHDPIRVRKLLAKRKEIRKLAQKVHEKGLTLIPLEIYFSGRHLKIELGICKGKKTYDKRQALKKREIQRDMERQL, from the coding sequence ATGGCAAACGACCCCGAACATATCAATCTTATTCTCAACAACCGCCGCGCCCGGCACGAGTACCACGTGCTGGAAAGCCTGGAGGTCGGCATCGTGCTCCGCGGCACGGAGGTGAAGTCCGTCCGTGCCGGAAAAATCAACGTGCAGGATGCCTACGCCACGGTCGAAAACGGCGAACTTTTCCTCCACAACATGCACATCAGTCCCTTCGAAAAGGGAAATATCCACAACCACGATCCCATTCGTGTGCGGAAACTGCTGGCGAAACGCAAGGAAATCCGCAAGCTGGCACAGAAGGTGCATGAAAAAGGACTGACCCTGATTCCGCTGGAAATTTATTTCTCGGGCAGACATCTGAAAATCGAACTCGGAATCTGCAAGGGCAAGAAGACTTACGACAAGCGGCAGGCGCTGAAAAAACGTGAAATTCAACGAGACATGGAACGGCAGCTGTGA
- a CDS encoding arginine decarboxylase, pyruvoyl-dependent encodes MFVPKRIFFTKGVGRHKDYLQSFELALRDADLEQQNLVTVSSIYPPGCKRISKKIGLERLHPGEITFVVMARNATNEANRLIASSIGGAMPADGTTYGYLSEHHPFGETQKVAGDYAEDLAATMLATTLGVDFDPDSAWDEREQVYKTSGKIFKSFNVTQSAEGRLGLWTTVISCAVLLPE; translated from the coding sequence GTGTTCGTTCCCAAAAGAATCTTTTTCACCAAGGGCGTCGGACGACACAAGGATTATCTGCAGTCTTTCGAGCTCGCGCTGCGTGATGCGGATCTCGAACAGCAGAACCTCGTGACGGTTTCGAGTATTTATCCACCGGGATGCAAGCGCATCAGCAAAAAAATCGGCCTCGAGCGTCTGCATCCGGGTGAAATCACTTTTGTGGTCATGGCGCGCAACGCCACCAACGAGGCCAATCGCCTGATCGCATCCTCCATCGGCGGCGCCATGCCGGCCGACGGCACCACCTACGGCTACCTCTCAGAGCATCATCCCTTTGGCGAAACGCAGAAAGTGGCCGGCGACTACGCCGAAGACCTCGCCGCAACCATGCTGGCAACGACCCTGGGCGTGGATTTCGATCCCGACTCCGCCTGGGACGAACGCGAGCAGGTATACAAAACCAGTGGCAAGATTTTCAAATCCTTCAACGTCACACAATCCGCCGAAGGCCGACTCGGCCTGTGGACCACCGTCATTTCCTGCGCAGTGCTGCTGCCGGAGTAG
- a CDS encoding ribosome maturation factor RimP codes for MKAELRNAFSPLISDAGAHLVDVEVRQKGKKRLVEVFVDTDKGITADELAQISRSLADAVEKGDLVQDAYTLIVSSPGLERPLEHPWQFRRHTGRNVRVRWKDGDAESEFCGEVAEVTDEQLLLRDGEGFRTIPHEDILHAVVEITL; via the coding sequence ATGAAGGCAGAGCTCAGAAACGCATTTTCACCCCTGATTTCCGATGCCGGAGCGCATCTCGTGGACGTTGAAGTCCGCCAGAAGGGGAAGAAGCGTCTGGTCGAAGTTTTCGTCGATACCGATAAGGGCATCACCGCCGACGAACTGGCGCAGATCAGCCGTTCGCTCGCAGATGCCGTCGAGAAGGGAGATCTCGTGCAGGATGCGTATACGCTGATCGTATCTTCACCTGGTCTCGAACGCCCGCTTGAGCATCCCTGGCAGTTCCGCAGGCACACGGGCCGCAATGTCCGCGTCCGCTGGAAAGACGGAGATGCCGAAAGCGAGTTCTGTGGAGAAGTCGCCGAGGTCACTGATGAGCAGCTTCTGCTGCGTGACGGCGAAGGTTTCCGCACCATTCCGCATGAAGACATTCTTCATGCGGTTGTTGAAATAACCCTGTAA